The genomic interval CAAGTCGGCCCGCATCTGCCAGCCGGTGACCGGCGATACGATCGCCATCATCGGCAACAACCGCAAGATGCTGGTCTTCCCGCTGGACCAGATCCCGGTGATGACCCGCGGCAAGGGCGTCCAGCTTCAGAAATACAAGGATGCCAGCGTCGCCGACGTGAAGACCTTCACGCTGGCCGAGGGCCTGAGCTGGAAGAACGGCGAGCGGAACTTCGTCGTCACCGACCTGACCGGCTGGATGGGCGACCGCGCCGGCCAGGGCAAGATGCCGCCGAACGGGTTCCCGAAGAACAATAGGTTTATGTGAGGGTTGGGGAAACAGACAGAGGATCCCCTCTCCCCACCGGGGAGAGGGTGTAACCGCCCCTACTTCGGCGTCGTGACCGTCGCCGTCAGCGGCACGCGCCGTTCGACCAGGGCCGAGGTGACTTCCTTGGCCTTCACCGGGTCCATCGCCGCCAGGATCGGCGCGGTCTTCTGTTCCTTCATCTTCTGGATGACGCCCAGCAGCACCGGCATGTCAAGTTCCTCGAAGATGCGGGCCGCTTCCTTCGGCTTCATCGTTTCGTAGATCTTCACCAAGCTTTCCAGCTGGGCCGACTGCTTCTCGTCGCCCTGGGCCATCAGCTTCTGGATGTCGGACTTGGTCTTCTCCATCTCCGCCACCTTCTGGTCGATCCGTTTCTCGGCGGCGGCCAGCAGGGCTTCGCGCTGTTCCATCTCCTTGGTGCGGCGCTCGATCTCGGCCCGGCGCTCGGCGAAATGCTGGAGCAGTTCCTGATTGTCGATCGGACCGAGCGGAGCCAGCGGCGCGTTGGCCGCGGCCACCGGAGCGTTCGCCGGGCCGCTCGCCCCGCCGGGAGCCGGCGGGGCGTCCTTGCCGGCCGGCTTGCTGGTCGCCGCCGGCACCTGCCCCTGGGCCATCTGGATGGGAGGCGTCGCCGGGGTGGAGCTTTGCGGCCCCTGGGCCAGGCTGACCGGGAAGTCCGGCAGGCGCGCGTCGTGGGTGGCGAGGCGCCACAAATCGCCGACCCGCACGCCCAGCATCATCACCGCGACAAAGATGGTCAGCGGCAGCAGGCGGAAGCGGAAGCCGCGCACCCGCGCCCGCAGCCGTTCGGTCAGCGGCACGCGCGGCGTCGCCGGCTTGCGCGCCTTCGCCTTGGCCTTGCCCTTCTTCGCCGAAGCCTTGGCCGGAACCTTCCCCGCCGCCGGGCGGACCGCCGGCAGTTGCGCCTGCTGGGTCTGCTGGGCGGCCAGGGTGGGAGAGGTGCGGACGCCGGTCGGGGCGGCGCCGGCCGGACGGATCACCACCTTGGCTTCGTTCCCCGCCGCAGCGGGCTTGCCGTCACTGGTGCGCATGCTCATCCGATCCCCTTGCCGGCATTCTCGATCGCCTGAAGCAGTTCGCGTTCGGCCCTGGACAAGCTTTCGCCGTCACGGGTGATCGGGTCGCGCGCCTCGGCCGGCGGTTCGGCACGGGCGGCGGCGCGGCGCGGCGGCGCGTCCAGCCGGGCCGGCGGCGGGGCGTGGTCGTCATGGGCGTGGTCGTCCTCGACCGGCAGGCTGCGCAGAGCCGGACGCGGCGCCACCAGCGGCGCCTTGGCCGGAGCGCGCGACGCCAGCGCCGGAGCCACGGCATTGGAGCGCCCGGCATCACGGCGCGCACCGTCCCGCTCACTGACATTGCCCAGGCGGTTGGCAAGCGCGTCGGCCGCCTCGATCATGAATTCCAGCTCGTCACGCAGGGTCTGCGCCTTGGTGACGGTACGCTGAAGATCCTCGCCGGTGTCGCCCGCCGTCCTCTTCAGCGTGCGCACGCCGGTCTCCGCCCGCGCCATCGCGTCGTTCAGTCCCTGGATCAGTTCGGCCATCTCGCCGCGGCTTTCGCGCAGTGCGATGATCTGCCGGTTCAGGATGATCGCGTAGGCGATGGTCGCGGCCAGCAGGCCGACCATCACGACGTCGATGATGATGGAGACCAGCGGACTCATAGCCTCATGACCTCCTGCTTGGGCAATTCCTTTTCCAGGCGGACGGCGATGTGCCCGCCCTTGCGCCCCATCCGCCCCTGGAACATCGACACGTCGCCGCAGCGCAGCTCGATGGCGCCGTCGGGGGTGGCGTTCAGCAGGATGCGGGTGCCGACGCGCCAGTTCAGCACGTCGTGCAGGGTCATCGTCACCTCGTCCAGCACGGCGGAGAGGTCGACGTCCGTCACCATCAGCTCGGAGGCCAGGTGGGTTTCCCAGATCGAGTCACGGCCGAACTTCTCGCCCATGAACATCTGGAGCAGCAGCTCACGCACCGGCTCCAGCGTCGCGTAGGGGATCATCAGCTCCAGCCGGCCGCCGCGATCCTCCATGTCGATGCGCAGCTTGACCAGCACCGCCGCGTTGGCGGGACGCGCGATGGTGGCGAAGCGCGGGTTGGTCTCCAGCCGGTCGAAACGGAAGGTGACGGGCGACAGCGGATCGAAGGCGGCGGACAGGTCGGACAGCACCACATGGACCATGCGTTCCACGAGGTTGCGTTCGATGGTGGTGTAGGGACGGCCTTCGATGCGCATCGCCGCCGTGCCGCGCCGGCCGCCCAGCAGCACGTCGACGATCGAATAGATCAGCGCGGAATCGACGACCATCAGGCCGTAATTGTCCCACTCCTCCGCCTTGAAGACCGACAGCATCGCCGGCAGCGGGATGGAGTTCAGGTAATCGCCGAAACGCACCGAGGAAATCTGGTCGAGGCTGACCTCGACATTGTCGGAGGTGAAGTTGCGGAGCGAGGTGGACATCATGCGGACGAGGCGGTCGAAGACCACCTCCAGCATGGGCAGGCGTTCGTAGTTGACCAGCGCCGAGTTGACCAGCGCCATGATGCCGGAGTTGTCGCCGTCGCCGGCGCCACCCTGGTCGAAGCCCAGCAGGCTGTCGATCTCGTCCTGGTTCAGGACGCGCGTCGACCCGCCGCCGCCCATGTCGCCGACGTCGCCGCTGTCCTCGGCCAATGCCGCCCATTCGGCGGCAAGCCGTTCTTCTTCGCTCAGTTCACCGGTGTCGCTCATCGGCCCCCATCCCCACCTGACCGGGCCCTCACTGGACCAGCATTTCCTTGAACAGCACGTCCTTCACCTTCACCGGAAATGCGGCGGCGGTGATGCGCAGAAGCAGTTCCTGGCGCAGCCGGTACATGCCGGCGGAGCCACGCAGATCCTCCAGCCGCAATTCGCGCAGATAGACCTGGAAGTTGTCGATGATGCGCGGCAGCACATGCTCCACCGCCCCGACATCCTCCGGCTTCGACAGCTGGATGGAGATCTTGATCTTCAGGAAGGCGGGACGCTTGTTGCCGGTGTTCAGGTTCACCAGCATGTCCGGCAGGTCGTAGAAGATCGGCGCCGCATGGGCGGCGTCGCCCTTGCCGGCCTCCGCCCCATGTTCGCCTTCCTTGGCCGCGGCGTGCTCCCCCTCCTCCGCCGGCTTCTCCTTCCCCAGCAGCCCATCGAGCAGGCCGGAGAAATAGACGCCCGCACCGGCGCCGATCAGCAGGACCAGGGGCAGAACGACGAACAGGACCAGTTTCTTGCCACTGAATTTCTTCCGGGGCAGGCCGTCGGTCAGTTCACCGGCGTCGGTTTCGGCAGCCATGACATCCTGGGATCGTTCGAGGTACGCGACGGCTCAGGCATCCACCGCCTGACCCTGCCAAAGCTACTTTTGGGATAGTTAATAACTCCTTTCGAGTGGGGAATGGACCGCCCCGGACGGGCGGGTTTCCCCCCTCTGTCACCTTTTCGGCACGGTTCTTGATTGGGTCTGCCCGGCAGTCCGTGCCCGAACCGCTTCCGCCATCGGATCGGAACGCGATCAGGCCCGGACTCCGCCCTCGGCCGCCCGCCGTCCCCTTTGGGATTTGTGGGGCCGCCGACCATTGCCCCGCAGCACCTCCCGTGCGGCGGGAACGGGAGAGTCTTGCCCGATGGAACCCGGCAAGGAAGGCCCTCCCCCCGGCAGATTCTGCCCGGCATCCCCTGCCCCACCCGGCGGGACCGCCCCCGGCTTGCCCGAAGCCTGAGGATTCCAGGGCCTCGGTGAAGTTGGCACGCCGCCTGCAATACCCTTTTCGCCGGTCGGACGCTGTCGTTCGATCCGTTCGCAAGGTGAAGAGGCCGCAAGATGGAAAATTCGATCTACGTCGCCATGTCGCGCCAGATGGCGCTGCAACGCCAGCTGGACGTGACGTCGAACAACATCGCGAACATGAACACGACCGGCTACAAGAACCAGCGGATGCTGTTCACCGAATTCCTGGAAAAGCCGGGCCTGCACGAGAAGGTCAGCTTCGTCCAGGACCGTGCGGTGGTGCGCGACCTGTCCAATGGTCCGATGACCCAGACCGGCAACCCGCTGGACCTGGCGCTGACCGGCCAGGGTTACTTCACCGTCGATACCGCCAGCGGCCCGCGTTACACCCGCGCCGGCAATTTCCGCCTGAACGACCAGCGCCAGCTGGTGGATGCCGGCGGCCTGCCGGTGCTGTCCAACAACGGTCAGCCCATCACCCTGCCGGCCGGCACCAGCGACGTGAAGGTCAGCGGCGACGGCACGGTTTCCACCGAACTGGGCCCGGTCGCCAAGCTGAACATCGTCACCTTCAAGACCGAGCAGATGATGACCGAGGTCGGCAACGGCCTGTACGTCACCGACGAGCAGCCGCAGCCGGCGCCGGTCGAGACGAAAGTGGCACAGGGCTTGCTGGAAGGTTCCAACGTGAAGCCCGTGGTCGAGATGACGCAGATGATCGACATCCAGCGTCAGTACATGTCCGCCCAGAAGATGCTGGACAACGAACACGAGCGGATCCGCACGATGCTTCAGCGTCTGGGCCGCAGCGCCTGATCCAGACCGACGACGAGAGGAGAAGACCACAATGCGCAGCCTCGCCATCGGCGCCACCGGGATGATCGCCCAGCAGCTCAACGTCGAGACGATCTCCAACAACATCGCCAACTCGACCACCACCGGCTACAAGAAGCAGCGGGCCGAGTTCCAGGACCTGCTGTACCAGAATTTCCGCCGCATCGGCTCGACCTCGTCCGATGCCGGCACCGTGGTGCCGACCGGCGTGCAGGTGGGCGCCGGCGTGCGCGTCGCCGCGGTGGCCCGCGTGCTGGAGCAGGGCAACCTGAACATCACCGACAACAAGCTGGACGTCGCGATCAACGGATCGGGCTACTTCCAGGTGACGCTGCCCAGCGGCGACACCGCATACACCCGCGCCGGCAATTTCAAGCTGTCGCCGGAAGGCGTGATCGTCACCGCCGACGGCTATCCGATCCAGCCGAACATCACCATCCCGACCAACGCGGTGGACATCTCCATCAACTCTTCGGGCGAGGTGCTGATCAAGCTGGACGGCCAGACGGCGACCCAGAATGTCGGCCAGATCCAGCTCGCCACCTTCGCCAACGCCGCCGGCCTGGAAGCCACCGGCGACAATCTGTTCCTCGAGTCAGGCGCCTCGGGCCAGGCGGTGACCGGCAACCCCGGCGCTCCCGGCTTCGGCCGCGTCACCCAGGGCGCGCTGGAGACCTCCAACGTCAACGTGGTGCAGGAAATCACCACGCTGATCACCGCCCAGCGCGCCTACGAGATGAACTCCAAGGTCATCAAGACCACCGACGAGATGATGCAGCAGGCCAGCCAGATGAAGTAACGGCGCAGGCCGCAACACCGCCGGCGCCTCGCTTCAGCCTTCACACCGGGAACCACCGCCATGATCCGCCACCTCGCCACCCGCCGTCTGCCCGCCCTGATCCTTGGCGCCGCCCTGCTGACCGGTGTGCCGGCCATCGGGCAGGCCGCCGCGGCGACGGCATCGGCCGTGGCCGGCACGGGTCTGGCGCCGGACGTGGTGTATGGGATGCCGCATGTGGAGGCGGTGCTGTCGGACGCGCTGTCGCGGGTCATCACCGCCGGCCGGCTGCAGATGGAACTGGACAGCCGCGCGATCGAGCTGCGCGCGCCGCAGGGCGCCGGCGGGCTGGCGGTGGAGAACCTCTATTACAGCCCGATCCAGGGCCGCTTCGCCGCCGAGATCGTGGTGACGGGAAGCCAGGTCCGCCTGCCGGTGTCGGGCCGCGCCTTCGGCGTGGTGCAGATCCCGGTGCTGTCGCGCCGGATCATTCCCGGCGACATCATCGGCCCGGCCGACATCGACTGGCAGGACGTGCGCGCCGACCAGACCACCAGCGACACCGCCGCCACCGACGCGCAGCTGATCGGCATGACGCCGAAGCGCGGCGTGTCCACCAACCAGCCCGTCCGCCTGCGCGACCTGCAATCGCCGCGCATGGTCGACAAGGGCGCCATGGTCACCATCACCCTGTCGACGCAGTCGATGACGCTGACCACCCAGGGCAAGGCCCTGCAGGATGGCGGCAAGGGCGAGGTCATCCGCGTCGTGAACACCCAATCCAACCGCATCGTCGAAGCGACGGTCGCAGGCCCCAACGTCGTCGCCGTGGCAAAGCCCGGCACCATCGCGCAGTAAGGAGAAAGCTCCAATGTCCGCCACCATGACCGCCCGTCTGATCCGCTTCGCGATGATCGCCACCGCCGCCACCTCGCTGACCGCCTGCGGCGCCGCCTCGCGCATCGCCGACATCGGCAAGGCCCCGGAAATGAGCAACATCCAGGACCCGCAGGCCAAGGCCGGGTACCAGCCGGTCAGCCTGCCGATGCCGACCCCGCTGCCGACGGAGCGCAACCCGAACTCGCTGTGGCGGACCGGTGCGAAGGCCTTCTTCAAGGACCAGCGCGCGGCCAAGGTCGGCGACATCCTGACGATCAACATCTCGA from Azospirillum sp. TSH100 carries:
- the flgA gene encoding flagellar basal body P-ring formation chaperone FlgA, with the protein product MIRHLATRRLPALILGAALLTGVPAIGQAAAATASAVAGTGLAPDVVYGMPHVEAVLSDALSRVITAGRLQMELDSRAIELRAPQGAGGLAVENLYYSPIQGRFAAEIVVTGSQVRLPVSGRAFGVVQIPVLSRRIIPGDIIGPADIDWQDVRADQTTSDTAATDAQLIGMTPKRGVSTNQPVRLRDLQSPRMVDKGAMVTITLSTQSMTLTTQGKALQDGGKGEVIRVVNTQSNRIVEATVAGPNVVAVAKPGTIAQ
- a CDS encoding flagellar basal body-associated FliL family protein — encoded protein: MAAETDAGELTDGLPRKKFSGKKLVLFVVLPLVLLIGAGAGVYFSGLLDGLLGKEKPAEEGEHAAAKEGEHGAEAGKGDAAHAAPIFYDLPDMLVNLNTGNKRPAFLKIKISIQLSKPEDVGAVEHVLPRIIDNFQVYLRELRLEDLRGSAGMYRLRQELLLRITAAAFPVKVKDVLFKEMLVQ
- a CDS encoding MotE family protein → MSMRTSDGKPAAAGNEAKVVIRPAGAAPTGVRTSPTLAAQQTQQAQLPAVRPAAGKVPAKASAKKGKAKAKARKPATPRVPLTERLRARVRGFRFRLLPLTIFVAVMMLGVRVGDLWRLATHDARLPDFPVSLAQGPQSSTPATPPIQMAQGQVPAATSKPAGKDAPPAPGGASGPANAPVAAANAPLAPLGPIDNQELLQHFAERRAEIERRTKEMEQREALLAAAEKRIDQKVAEMEKTKSDIQKLMAQGDEKQSAQLESLVKIYETMKPKEAARIFEELDMPVLLGVIQKMKEQKTAPILAAMDPVKAKEVTSALVERRVPLTATVTTPK
- a CDS encoding DUF6468 domain-containing protein translates to MSPLVSIIIDVVMVGLLAATIAYAIILNRQIIALRESRGEMAELIQGLNDAMARAETGVRTLKRTAGDTGEDLQRTVTKAQTLRDELEFMIEAADALANRLGNVSERDGARRDAGRSNAVAPALASRAPAKAPLVAPRPALRSLPVEDDHAHDDHAPPPARLDAPPRRAAARAEPPAEARDPITRDGESLSRAERELLQAIENAGKGIG
- the fliM gene encoding flagellar motor switch protein FliM, with translation MSDTGELSEEERLAAEWAALAEDSGDVGDMGGGGSTRVLNQDEIDSLLGFDQGGAGDGDNSGIMALVNSALVNYERLPMLEVVFDRLVRMMSTSLRNFTSDNVEVSLDQISSVRFGDYLNSIPLPAMLSVFKAEEWDNYGLMVVDSALIYSIVDVLLGGRRGTAAMRIEGRPYTTIERNLVERMVHVVLSDLSAAFDPLSPVTFRFDRLETNPRFATIARPANAAVLVKLRIDMEDRGGRLELMIPYATLEPVRELLLQMFMGEKFGRDSIWETHLASELMVTDVDLSAVLDEVTMTLHDVLNWRVGTRILLNATPDGAIELRCGDVSMFQGRMGRKGGHIAVRLEKELPKQEVMRL
- the flgG gene encoding flagellar basal-body rod protein FlgG, with product MRSLAIGATGMIAQQLNVETISNNIANSTTTGYKKQRAEFQDLLYQNFRRIGSTSSDAGTVVPTGVQVGAGVRVAAVARVLEQGNLNITDNKLDVAINGSGYFQVTLPSGDTAYTRAGNFKLSPEGVIVTADGYPIQPNITIPTNAVDISINSSGEVLIKLDGQTATQNVGQIQLATFANAAGLEATGDNLFLESGASGQAVTGNPGAPGFGRVTQGALETSNVNVVQEITTLITAQRAYEMNSKVIKTTDEMMQQASQMK
- the flgF gene encoding flagellar basal-body rod protein FlgF is translated as MENSIYVAMSRQMALQRQLDVTSNNIANMNTTGYKNQRMLFTEFLEKPGLHEKVSFVQDRAVVRDLSNGPMTQTGNPLDLALTGQGYFTVDTASGPRYTRAGNFRLNDQRQLVDAGGLPVLSNNGQPITLPAGTSDVKVSGDGTVSTELGPVAKLNIVTFKTEQMMTEVGNGLYVTDEQPQPAPVETKVAQGLLEGSNVKPVVEMTQMIDIQRQYMSAQKMLDNEHERIRTMLQRLGRSA